TAGGCGCCAGGAGCCGGGGTGCTGGTGCTTCCGGAAGGCGTGCCGTCGACCGTGCGGCCTCGCGTCTCAGGGAAGGTGAAGCGGGGCCTGGGCGTGCTGCCAGGTGAAGTCGGCGAATGGGCCGCTTGTCATCGGCCGGTGCGTCCACGCAATCGACGACAACACCCGCTCCGTCCCGCCGCCGGGCGAAGTATCCGGTGCGTGCGAGCGGGTCTTACCGTCCTGCGTTGTCCAGAACAGCCAGAACGGCTGGGAGGCGATGCCGTTCACCGTGCGGTCAAAGTCGAGCAGCATGACGTGGTCGCGCTCCAGCCATGACTCGTACCCAATGAGGCTGTGCGTGGTTGCCGACCACCAATCGCCCGGCAGGTGCTTCTTATGGGGGATGATGCGCCAGTTGCTGGCCGAGGGTTGGGAGATCAGCGCCGCGGACGTCGCTCAGCTGTCGCCGTACCTGACCGGGCACATCAGCCGGTTCGGCGTGTATGCCACCGACGTACTCCGGCTGCGCCCCGATGACTTCGATCCCGACCAGTAGCGGGACGCCCGAGGCCGGGATGCGGGCAACGGCAGTGTGGTGAAAGGCAGTGTGGTGGTGGAAGAGCGGGAGCGGACGAGGCTCTGACGTCCTCGTCAAGTAACAGGGCAGGGCCCCGGCGGAGTCGTGGATTGATGCCTGATGTCTCGATGCGAGTCCGTAGCGGACGATATTGTTCTGAATCCTCCGTGATCCATTACTCTGTGGCATCCGCATGTGGAACCTGACGTCGGGCGAGCCGGTCGGTGAGCCAATCACCGGTCACACCGGCCCGGTGCGGGCGATCGCCACCGCCGTCGTCGACGGCCAACCTGTGGTCGTGACCGGCAGCGACGATCACACCGTCCGAGTCTGGGACCTGGTCACCAGACAGCAACTCGGTAGCCCCCGGACCGGCCACACCGCAGCCGTCTGTTCAGTCGCCACCACCGTCACGACCGGACAGCCGCTGGCCGTGACCGGGAGCAGCGACAAGACCGTACGGGTATGGAACCTCGCCACCGGTGAGGAGATCAGCCCACCCGGTGTTCGTCATCACCGGTGGGTACGCGCCGTCGCCACCGCCACGATCAAAGGGAAGCCAGTCACCGTGGCCGGTTCCTGGAACGGCAGCATCCGGATTCGGGACCTCAACACCAACCGGGAGACCGGCACCCACCCCTCAGGCCGCTACGGCGTGAGCGTGCAGCAGATCGCCACCGTCACCGTCGGCGGACAACCAGTCGCGATCACCAGCGGCAATGACTGGGACGAGACGGTGAAGCTATGGGACGTGACCACCGGCCAGCAGGTCGGCGAACTCCCCACCGACGGCGTACAGGCACTCACAGCGACAACCGTGAAGGGCCGCCCGATTGCCGTCACCGCCCGCCATGCATCACGCTGATGTAGGGGCCTGCTGCAAGCAGGATGGCCAACCCCGAGCGGTGTGGGGGCTGGGGGTCAGGGTGCGCGGGTCACCGGGCGCGCGGGGAGGAGGCTGGGAGGGCGCTGGCCGGAGAGCCGGGGGCCGAGGTCGGGAGCCCAGACAGGGAGGCCGGAGGTCGGGAGGCTGAGGCTTGGAGCAGCGACGAAGGCCGGGACCTAGGAATCCAGGCCGGGAGCGGTGCGGGGGGCTGGGAGGCGCAGGTTCTCCAGGTGTTCTGTCGGGCCGTCCTCCCGATGAGACCCCTTATCTGAACGCCGCGACGAGGTCGGCGAACTCCTCGGGGCTGAGGATCCGCACGCCCAGCCCCTCGGCCTTGGTTCGCTTCGATCCGGCCTTCTCCCCCGCCACCAGCAGCGACGTCTTCGCCGACACGCTCGACGACGCCCTGCCTCCCGCCCGCTCGACCAGCTCGTTGACCTCGTTGCGCGACAACGCCTCCAGCGGCCCGCTCATCGCGCCTGTGACGACGACCGACATCCCGGCCAGCGGCAGCTCGGACCCGGCGACCGGAGCGTCTTCGGCGGCGGAGGGCGCGGCGGTGGGCGCGGCGCCCGGCTCGGTCATGGCGACCCCTGCCTTGACCAGCTTGTCGATGAGCGGCCCCAGTCCGGCCAGCTCGGCCACCACCACCGGGGCCTT
This window of the Nonomuraea africana genome carries:
- a CDS encoding Tn3 family transposase — protein: MMRQLLAEGWEISAADVAQLSPYLTGHISRFGVYATDVLRLRPDDFDPDQ
- a CDS encoding WD40 repeat domain-containing protein: MWNLTSGEPVGEPITGHTGPVRAIATAVVDGQPVVVTGSDDHTVRVWDLVTRQQLGSPRTGHTAAVCSVATTVTTGQPLAVTGSSDKTVRVWNLATGEEISPPGVRHHRWVRAVATATIKGKPVTVAGSWNGSIRIRDLNTNRETGTHPSGRYGVSVQQIATVTVGGQPVAITSGNDWDETVKLWDVTTGQQVGELPTDGVQALTATTVKGRPIAVTARHASR